The genomic DNA AAGAGATGTTTTTATTAAACAGATTACATGCTGTAAGAATAATCTCAACTTCTAACTAATATAGTATACAACGATAGTGATTTTTTACTTTTTACAGATTCTAACTTACCTTATTAGCTTCTTACGACTCAAATAACACCTTATTGGTTTTGCTAGCTTTGTAAACAATAAACAAACTATCATGATATTATCATCTGACATACATCAGGTAATTTTAGCTTAAGTTTGTGTAGTATAATACAACTATATTTTTACTGCAAAGCTTTAAAAACTTACAATCAATATGTCTATTAAGCATTTTTTTAAAATTAATAAGCTAATTTGAGATAAATTACCAGCTCTTCTACATGCCAAGAGCATCGAAGTCTGTACAAGAATGATGGAAGAAGCTGAGTATATATAAAAGCTAAAGGATAAACTATTGGAAGAAGCACAGGAAGTTGTTCGTGCAACCAGTAAAGCTAACCTACAAGAAGAGCTTGCTGACCTGCTAGAAGTAATTCATGCCATATGCTTGGCGCATGAGCTGCCTTACGAAGCAGTAGGAGCTACCAGGCATAACATAAGAAGAAGGCAGAAAAAGGTGGTTTTGAAGCACATATTTATAGTGAACTTGTTGAAATGAGAATAGATAATCCAAGTATTACTTACTACTTAAACAATCCAGACAAATATCCAGAGCTATCTTAAAAAATGGATAAACGATCTACTAGGATTATGATTTTTGGACGTCCAGGAAGCGACAAACCTACTTTTGCACTTACCTTACACCAAGCCACTGGCATACCACTATATCATTTAGATAAATACTTTTATACTATAAACTGGGTCGAGCGTGATTATGCAGAATTTTTAACTATTCAACAATCTCTCATAGATACTAAAAGTTGGATTATTGATGGAATATTGATGGAAACTGACTTAAGTCGCTAGCCATGCGCTATAAGAAAGCTGATTTAGTTCTATATTTTAATTATCCAAGATGGATATGTTATTGGCGGGCATTTAAAAGGCTATTTGTAAAACATAATGCACTCGATGATAGAGCTACTGGCTGTAAAGAAACCATCCGGTTTAGCTTACTTCGCTATATGTGGACTTTTCAAAAGCGAGTACATCGGCAAATTTTCAAACTTCAACAAGAATATCCTTTAGTAAGATTTATTGAGATTAAAGGAGATAGTAATTTAAGAAATCTAGAAAGATAACTTATAAGCTTTTTCCTAAAAAACTTCTTATAAAGAGATACTGTTGTGTACTTATCTATTCTCTATATACCTATAGCCACTTATAGCATTAACCAACCTATAGATTTCATTCTTCTATTTTAGTGGGGTTTATCCTAAAAAAACCATAGGCATATACAAAGCACGATACTCCTTAAATTTGGCATATTTTCCTAACAAATTTAAATTTATACTCTATAGTTGGTATACAAGTACCCTTATGGTTAGCAGCTAGCTAATTCCAGATACATAGGTGCTCCTTTTACCCAGAAACAATAACTTCTATCTCCTACAGAAGTGTAAATGTATACTCCGCTATATCACCAACCATTCTTTAAGATGTATTCCTCTAATAGTGTATACTATGCTAGTAGAACTAAAGTTTGGCTTATTTTTAAAAAATTTCTAAAAATATAAGCTGTAAGAATTTCCAATTAATCCTATTAAAATTTTGCTTCAAAAACTGCTGTACTTCACTCTCGATGGGATTAGCCATTAAATCAATATATCGTATCTGTGTACGATATAAATTCCTACCAACCAGATTTGCACTTTCCATAGGTATGTGTATGTAATTATTGCTTAAATCAATTGTATATACCTGGGTGCCTATTAATGCATCAGAAACATCTACCATATTAAATAATAAACCATTATCTCTTAAATTAAGCACACGCACCTTAGTACCTCGTAACTCCTTTAAAAAATCGATTATTGCACTACTATCCATGCTACTACCTATGCGATTGCTTACTACATGCACTTCTTCTATCTGAGTTCCTTGTAGACTTTTACCTAATGCATGTAGTGTGGACTTCTGCATTGGATTAACAGATTCACAATAAATGATCCTTTTGCATTTCTCTTTGAAAAAAGGATGATATGACAACTGAACAAAGTCCTGCTCTTGAAAATCTAAGCCTTCAAATAGCAAAGTATCCTTTCTGTTAGTTTTTAATGCTCGCTTTATTGAACTTATAAGGATCTGGCCATGAGGGGCTTTACTTATAATTAAATTGCTAATGTTGTTTGTTATAAGTCTATTCCGTTCTTGCAGCAAAGCACTATGTAAAGTTTTGCTTTTTAGAGAACGCTGCCTTGTTGTTAGAATTAATGTGTTGGTTGGAGCATGCTGAACCAATACTTTATCTACATGCTTGTCATTAGAGACTAGGTATCCCTCCTTTTGCCCTTGGTGTTCTGACAAGATATTAATAGCTTCTTTCGACTCTTGTGTTACTTCCTTATGCTGTGTATCTCCTATAATTACTTCTTGTGCTGAGTGGGTTTTCTCATCATGCGGACACTGTATTGATATATTAATTTCACCCTTGGTAGTAGCTACCTGGTTAATATCAGTAACACAACTTTGCAAAAAGTAAAAGCTTAACAGTATAAAATATGCTGTTATATGTCGATTTATATAATTGAACTGTTTCATTATCAATCTGATCCGCTAGCAATATATAAGGCATAAAATAAAAAATTCCTATTTTAAATAAATTAGAGCCGCTGTGAATCGCTTAAAATAAAGATAGAATAGTAAAAAGTTATAGCTGCTTGGGTGTCTTTAGCTGTGTTGCCTGTTAAAAAGCATGCTTGAAGTTCACTAGACCAGCTATAATATTAAAGCAAAGGTTATATTTCTTCTCAAAGTTACGGTAAACCTTTGACATAATTTTAAATATTTTTATCTTCCCTATCTTATGCTCGACCTTCATACGTATGGAAGCTAACTTCCTATTATGTTCTTTTTGCTCTTTGCTTAAGGGACGCTTACGGCTCTTTTTGTAGGGTATCATTACATTACTCTGTAGCTTTTGCCAGCCTTGATAACCACTCTCTGCTAGCTTAATGCTTTCTTTAGGTAAGAGTTTTTCTCCTTTATGAATTTTAAAGTCATGCACTCTCCCTTTATGTGATTTGTAGAAAGAAAGTATTTTCCCATCTTCTCTAATGACTATCTCTGTTTTTATGGTATGTCCCTTTCTTGCCTGAATAAGATTTCTTTTGCTTTTTACTAGGTCTCTGCGTAGGCTGTTCACTCACATCCGCTAATATGCGTAATACCTTTTCTGCCGTTAAGCTGCGATCTTTTTTAATGCTAATTTTCTTAGCTAGTAATGGTTCCATTTTTCTTAGCAAGCGACATATGTTAGAATTATGCAAATTAAACAAATAGCCTAAAAATACATGGCTAATATAAGTGCGATAATACATTAGAACACAAAGTAACTTATCTTCGAGCACAGGTAGATGGCTCCGACGTCCATGACATAGCTTGGCAGCTTCTAGCTGGACAAAGGATGGTCGTAACTTTGTGACCAATTGATCAAAGGCTTCAATACTTAGACCGTTTATTCTTAAAAAACTACGGGGAGGTTTGCTTAGTTTCTCATATGTTAAATGCATATAACTTCCTTATCTTTGGTTAGGCATACATCTTACCTGTTTTTTCCTTCTTTTGCAACCCTTTGCAGCGGCTCTATTATATTTCAGTATGGTTACTAAGAGTTAATTTACCCTATAGACGAAGATACTTAAAGGGACTTATTTAAAGAGGCTGTTTGGACACAATTGTTATGCTAGAATCATTTACAAAAAACTAGAGTATGCTTTAAAAAAAAACGGTCATTTTATTTAAAACGGTTTTTAATTTTTTCTTAATTGTACTTAAGCCACTACTCTACCTATAAAATAAGCTTGCTTGGGCACAATTGTTATACTAGTTGCATTTTATACAAGTTCCTATAAACCACCATTTTACCTATAGAAATAACGATTGTACTTTATCTAAAGTTTTATAAATAATGTTTAACGTTAGTGTTTTAAATTAAGTAGGCATAAACAGCTTTTATATTAAAAATTTGGGTTTGCTAATTTTAAAATAGCTACTAAATTAGCGAGCAAAAACATATATGGAATGTAAAGGATGTAAATCGAATAAAACCATCAATAATGGTAAAGTACGAGGCAAGCAAAGATACAACTGCAAAAGCTGTGGGTTTAACTTTGTTGAAGTAGATGAGCGTAGGGGAAAGAATATAGATAAACAAAGAATGGCTATCCACTTATATTTAGAGAACATGGGTTTTAGAGCTATTGGCAGGGTATTGGGAGTGAGTAATCTAGCAGTTTTGAAATGGATAAGGGCAGCTGGAGAATGGATACAAGCTTACCATAATCAAAACAAGCCTAAAAGAAGGCAAGCAGTGGAAGTAATAGAAATGGATGAAATGTGGCATTATGTAGGATCAAAAAAAAAGAAACTATGGATATGGTTTGCATTGGAGCGATCAGGGGGAAGTATACTTGACTTTGTCACGGGCAGCCGAGAAGCAAGCACAGGAAAAAGGCTTTGGATTAAAATAAAAGATATAGCTTGCCGATCATTTTATGCGACGGACCATTGGCCAGCGTATACACAGTTTATAAATGCTCATAAGCATAAGGTATCCAAAAAGCAGACAACACATATAGAATCACATAATGCTAATGTTAGGCATTATTTAGCAAGGTTTCGTAGAAAAACCAAGTGTTATTCAAAATCAGAAAGGCTGGTAGAGTTATCTTTATACTTATTGATATATAAAGATTTTATCTTGTCTATATTTTAGTTAGCAATCCCGCAAGAAAAGCTGCTATAAATAAGTCTGGGCCACCTGTTAGTAGGACCATAAGCAACAGTACTCATATCAGCAAGACCGATAAAGATTCAAGTCTGGCAAAAAAGGAAGGTAGTCCTCGGGAGTTAAAATATAAAGTTCACAACTCAATCGATGCATTAAGTAGAGTCATAATTGATACGCATGTTATAAGCGGTAAAACACATGATTCTCAAGTGTATATAGAGAGGCTAAATCACATCAGAGAAAAGTATACTCTAACTATAAAAGAAGCTATTGCGGATAGAGCTTACGGTTCAAAAGAAATAATAGAGGCGCTACAAAGACAGGGTATTGTGACCTATATCCCACTTTTTAGTACTAAAAGTGGCAAGGCCATACAGGATGCTTATAAAGCTGGGTTTGCCTATGAAAAAGAACAGGATCGATTTGTATGTCCTGAAGGCCGATATTTAAATCCTTATGAATCTATAGACATAGGCAATGAGCGTAAATATTACCGCTCAAAATCATCAGATTGTGCTAGATGTGTGCAAAAAGAAGGTTGTAGTGCTTTATCTAGGGGAAAAAGTAGAAACACCAAATATCTTATTCGAAACCTACATCAGGAGTTATTTGATAAGACTTTAGAGGCTATGTAGAAGCCGGCATTCATTAGTAAGCTTAAAGAAAGGATGTGGAAAATAGAAGGCATATTTGCCGAAGCTAAGCAGTTACATGGCCTAAGTAAAGCACGCTACAGAGGAGTTGAAAAAGTACAAATACAAGCATACATGGTTGCTAGTGTACAAAATGTTAAAAGATTAATCAAGCATCTTTTTTATGACTTTCTTCGTTTTCTTAACATGCTTAATAAAATATTTTTAACAAATACTTTTTCAACAGCCCGTATCGTTTGTGTTACACTATTTTTTCTACCCGAAATATATTAAAATAGTGTCACTTTAGCCGTCATTTATTCTATGTAAATTAAAGGGCAACTTAATATATTATGGGCATAACAAGAAAGGCATCCTAACACTTAATCAGTATATAAACTTACAAATCATGATAGACTACAGGATATTATTGAAGAGATAGGCATGCGCCCGCTGGTCCTATCTATAAGCAAAAAAATAGAGTTCTTCTGAAACCTATCAACTTGCCTTCACTTAAGTAGGGTTATATATAGCTTTTATAGGGTTTCAGAAGATTTCTATGGTAAAATCAAGTATTTTATAACTTTTTTATTACTGTGTTTTTATATCTTTACCTTAAGACGCTTGCTTAACGATGTACATCCGTTTTTCTCTAACACAAGCAAATATCCTTTGAAGTAATTTATTACGTATTGCGTTGATAACGCTCATCTTATTTTTTCCTTCCTCTGTTTTGTGCTTATAATATAGACTCATTTCTGATCTATGCCTCAGTGAGCTTACAGCACACAGATGTAAAGCCTTTTTTAACTTTTTATTAGCCATATGATTTACTTTTGTTTTTCCTCTGACACTTGTCCCTGATCGGTATTCAAAAGGGGCTATCCCACAATAACTTGCTAACTGTTTAGCATCATCAAATCGTTTAAAGTTATTGGTGGCTACTAACAGGTACAATGCTGTAATTTTACCTACATTTGGTACTGAACATACCGACCAGTAATTATCATCTATCTCTTTGTGTTGAGCAATTATATTTTCTAGCCCTTTTTCTATAGCTTCTATGTCTTTATCTATTCCAGACAATGTTTTCTTACAACTTTTTTCTACATTTTTTGACTCTGCTTCTAAGCCAACTTGTTTTAGCTCTTTAATAGGGACTAATAGCATTTTCCTTACTTCTACTAAGCGTTCTCTAGTAGCCAATAAATCGGCTAAATCTTGTAAAGAGTTATCTTTGGGTGAGTAGGCTTGGGCTTTATCTTGATTTCTAAAGGCATATAAGCATATTCTTTGTGCATCTATCTGGTCATTTTTACCTCTTTGTAAACCCATACTCCATTTAATCTCTAGTGCATTTTCTACCCAAACAAAAGCTTGCTCACTGAGTAAAAAAGCTGTCAGAGGCCGATGATAAATACCTGTATTTTCTAAACAGATAAGGAGTTGCTCTGTTTTTACTCCTTGGTTTTTGAACCATTTTAATAAGGCTTTATACCCTTTTAAATTGTTACTAAACTTACTGTTAACAATATTAGTATTAGCTTTATTTTGACTGAGTGCTAGGTCAATAGTATCTTTTGATATATCGATTCCAAGAATATAAGTAAATTGCATCTATCTTGAATTTAAAGGTTAAAGTATATACTAACACATTACAGGTAATATTCCATTCCGTGATAATAAGCCTTGAGCTTCAATTTCTATATGAATCTGCCTGTAACAACCATAAGGGGATTAAATCTTACGATAGGCCATAATGCCTCGAGCTCTAACTAAAGCGCCCCTTGTGGTGTGTTAGTTGTAGAGTTATCCACATGTTCGCTATCTCTCATACATGCCAAGCTAACCACATATGATTAACTCTTTTGCTACAACAATAATATTACTTTTTTAAGCTTTTCTTCTTCTTTCTATTACTCTACAAACCTAACGGAACTCTAATAATTAAATCATGTGGAGTCAGTATATTTCTACTGGCCCATTTTTAAGCTTCCTAATTTCTACCTAATTCAACTTAATTTACTATAGATATACTCTAAATATCACCAATATAAACCTGCCCTAATTTTAGCTACTCTCCAAAATACTGCTGATACTCATAGTAATTGTGATTAATAAAGCTACTACTCTTTACTTACTATCTATCCATTCTGTAATGATCAGTACATAATTTTTATCATTAATCATAAGCTCTATATATTCATAATACTCAGGAAAATATTCCTTAAGAGTTGCATATCGCTCTTGATTAAATGCATTGCTTAGTTTTTGCCATGCTATATGTTCTTGATAACCTTCTTGTATAAATTTGATAGCCACAAGTTGGTTATCAGATATTCTTTGAGCCTTAAAGACTATTCCTTCTTCACCATGTATGGGATGGGGGACTAGAAAAACTTTATATTTACTCTTAAGATCGGCATAAGCTTTGCTATAGCGGTAATCCCCAAAATCTTTCATCCAGGTACCTTTAGGAATGATAACAGGATGCACGGCAGCAGGCTTGAAATCAATGATTTTTTTTGTTTCGTCTTGAGCGAATAATACGTTACCTGAATTAGTATCTGTGTCGATATCAAGTTCATTTAACATCTTCATCACAGGGTGATCTTTATGAAATAGTTTAGCGATTTCTATCTCTTTTTGCACTGTACTTTCGTAATAGTTTAGTGATGCATCTGTATAGCTTGTTGATTCACCTTTCTTCATACCTAACTTATTGGCTACTAGATTGCAGCTAGATAGCAACATTATAAGTGGAAGGTAAAGTAGTATATGCTGTGTTTGTAACTTTTTCATGTTATTGTGGTTTATAGATTCTATACATCGAATAAAAATTAGCAAGCTTGCTAAGAGATTGAAATCTAGCTAACAATTTTTAAATGGACAAACCAAGAGAAGAGAGGTTAACTAAGAGTCTGTCTAGAAAGGGTAAAAATAGGAGCTAGAGTAGTTAAAATTTTGTAATATTGGCTAACAAACCAAAAAAAATAGATGAACTACGCTAGTGATTTAACAGATCAAGAATGGTCAATAATAGAGCCCCTTGTCAGGTATCCAGGCCCTTGTAGACCTCGAAAGCATAGCATGCGAGTTATGTTGAATGCCATTTTCTATCTAGAGAAAACAGGTTGCCAATGGAGAATGCTGCCAATACATTTTCCGCCCTGGAAGAGTGTGTATGAGTTGTATTACCGTTGGCGGCTGAGCGGAAAATGGGACCAGATACATGATAGGATCCGTTCCCAAGTAAGGAAAAAAACAGGTAAAGCAGCTACACCCACAGCTGCCATTATTGATAGTCGTTCTGTAAAAACGGCACAAAAAGGGGATCTAGAGGCTACGATGGGGGAAAGAAAATCAAAGGCCGCAAGCATCATATAGTCGTTGATACATTTGGGCTTTTGCTTGCTGTGGCAGTACATTCAGCGCGTATATCAGACTCAAGGGGGTGTCACCTTTTACTCATCCGACTTTTTTGTTCCCCTCTATTAAGAAAATATGGGTAGATGGGGGATACAAAACAGGATGTATCGGGTGGGCACGTGCTATGTTTGGTTATGTGCTAGAAGTAGTAGAACGCTTAGGAGATGGGTTCGCTATAGTTAAAAAGCGATGGATAGTAGAAAGAACATTTGCTTGGCTGAGTTTTTCAAGAAGATTATCCAAGGACTACGAGCATAATCCTAAATCTTCAGAAACGCATATTAAGATTGTTATGATTAGACTGATGCTTAAAAGGCTTGAACCAGCTGTTTTTTAGCTTTCTAGACAGGCTCTAAGTTGTCTCTTCCTAAAAAAGTTACAAGTTGGGCCAGTGGGAGCGAATGTGTAGAAATTTGTGGGTTCGGTTTATTGCTAATAATTTTGTGTCCTAATGAAGTTAAAGTGTCAAGTTAGGACTATAATTTAAAGAAGCATAGCATAAAGATGACTAAAAACTAAAATTCGCGTCTATAAGCATTAATTGATTTCTAAGCCGTAATTTTATGTATTAATACTCCCGCTAGCACAGTAGGTTATTTCCTTTTTAAAAGATTAAAATGAGTCAAGCCTGTTACATGTAGCATATCAATTTGATTATTACCCTCTTCATTAAAAGTATGAACAATACGTAAGTTTTGATCCTGCTCATCTTTAATCCAAATAGTTAGTTTAATACCTTTTAGTTGTGCAATAGCATCTAAACTTGTTGTTCTTGTTTCCTCACGTGTTCCACGAATGTAGGTTAACCATGTACCAGTTTTACCTACATGAAATTTAACAAATTTTTTAAATGTTTCCTCATTAGAAGCATATGTTAAAATTTCTTTTTCAACATCATCAAGAGCTTCCATTTTCTGTTTTAAAGAAGTAAGTGTAATACTGTCCTCTATAGGATAGACGGATAATAGCTGTTGAGCTGCTTGTCCGGCTACTTTTAATTCATTATTTGCTCTACTTACTAAAGTACCAATCTCTGTATATACTGCAAAATATCTTTTACGTAACTCGTTATAAGCTTGATCCCGCATTTGCTGAGGGATAGTGCCCTCTCTAAGGGCTTCAAAAATTTCATCAGCTACCATATTTCTAATTTTATCATTAGGTGATTTAGCTAAAAGAAGCTGCATAGCTTCTTGGCGTGAAAGACCTAAACAATGCAACGCGCAGTCATTATCTGCAGCTATTTTAACTTCTTCAAAAAGAATCTCCTCACCCTCTAAATTTATACCTTTATGCTCAAATAAGTCATCTTTAGATGAAATTAAACTATTAAGAACAGCAAGGATATTATCTGGTTTTTTAGGAGGCGTAAATAATAAATAGCGAGAAGTTAAAGATAAATTATCATGCAAATTTCCTAAACGGAATCCTTTACCCTGAAAAGATTTTAAATAAATTCTTGCTGCTGCTTCATCTTCTGATTTTAAGATAGGATAATTTCCTTCTATAAGGATATAACCTTCGTCAAGGGGATTGTTACGTTTTTTTATTCTTCTTTTTCTGGATTTTTTAGTATGTATTCTCCTATCATCTATTACAGGTATGCTTGCTTTGTAGCCATTATCCAAGGTTACATTAACTTTTGCATTATTTAAGACAAATTCTACATCCAATAGGTCACCAAATAATAAAGGTATATCCGCAAGAACAAAAGCCATA from Candidatus Amoebophilus asiaticus 5a2 includes the following:
- a CDS encoding P-loop NTPase family protein; amino-acid sequence: MRYKKADLVLYFNYPRWICYWRAFKRLFVKHNALDDRATGCKETIRFSLLRYMWTFQKRVHRQIFKLQQEYPLVRFIEIKGDSNLRNLER
- a CDS encoding IS1-like element ISCaa1 family transposase gives rise to the protein MECKGCKSNKTINNGKVRGKQRYNCKSCGFNFVEVDERRGKNIDKQRMAIHLYLENMGFRAIGRVLGVSNLAVLKWIRAAGEWIQAYHNQNKPKRRQAVEVIEMDEMWHYVGSKKKKLWIWFALERSGGSILDFVTGSREASTGKRLWIKIKDIACRSFYATDHWPAYTQFINAHKHKVSKKQTTHIESHNANVRHYLARFRRKTKCYSKSERLVELSLYLLIYKDFILSIF
- a CDS encoding P-loop NTPase family protein translates to MDKRSTRIMIFGRPGSDKPTFALTLHQATGIPLYHLDKYFYTINWVERDYAEFLTIQQSLIDTKSWIIDGILMETDLSR
- a CDS encoding IS110 family RNA-guided transposase; the encoded protein is MQFTYILGIDISKDTIDLALSQNKANTNIVNSKFSNNLKGYKALLKWFKNQGVKTEQLLICLENTGIYHRPLTAFLLSEQAFVWVENALEIKWSMGLQRGKNDQIDAQRICLYAFRNQDKAQAYSPKDNSLQDLADLLATRERLVEVRKMLLVPIKELKQVGLEAESKNVEKSCKKTLSGIDKDIEAIEKGLENIIAQHKEIDDNYWSVCSVPNVGKITALYLLVATNNFKRFDDAKQLASYCGIAPFEYRSGTSVRGKTKVNHMANKKLKKALHLCAVSSLRHRSEMSLYYKHKTEEGKNKMSVINAIRNKLLQRIFACVREKRMYIVKQAS
- a CDS encoding leucine-rich repeat domain-containing protein — encoded protein: MKQFNYINRHITAYFILLSFYFLQSCVTDINQVATTKGEINISIQCPHDEKTHSAQEVIIGDTQHKEVTQESKEAINILSEHQGQKEGYLVSNDKHVDKVLVQHAPTNTLILTTRQRSLKSKTLHSALLQERNRLITNNISNLIISKAPHGQILISSIKRALKTNRKDTLLFEGLDFQEQDFVQLSYHPFFKEKCKRIIYCESVNPMQKSTLHALGKSLQGTQIEEVHVVSNRIGSSMDSSAIIDFLKELRGTKVRVLNLRDNGLLFNMVDVSDALIGTQVYTIDLSNNYIHIPMESANLVGRNLYRTQIRYIDLMANPIESEVQQFLKQNFNRINWKFLQLIFLEIF